A stretch of the Neodiprion lecontei isolate iyNeoLeco1 chromosome 4, iyNeoLeco1.1, whole genome shotgun sequence genome encodes the following:
- the LOC107226262 gene encoding putative esterase C31F10.02: protein MTRGAEFLKLIAEYISKTKKFDRNLKMLNYLSLENGQAKVKFTVTEDHINTEGHLHPGLTTTLIDVLSSHALLVHGDGFSGVSTNIHVSLSQRASVGDLILIEAKVSKLLEPLAFVEVELLRKNGMVEEVVARGQHTLFVRPGVHYSRS, encoded by the exons ATGACTCGCGGTGCAGAATTTCTCAAACTAATAGCGGAATATATAAGTAAGACGAAAAAATTCGATCGCAATCTCAAAATG CTGAATTATCTTTCTTTGGAAAACGGACAGGCCAAAGTAAAATTCACCGTAACCGAAGATCACATCAATACTGAAGGACACTTACATCCAGGGCTGACGACAACGTTAATCGACGTTTTATCCAGCCACGCACTGTTGGTTCATGGAGACGGATTTTCGGGAGTATCGACGAATATTCATGTCTC ACTAAGTCAACGAGCTTCCGTCGGCGATTTGATACTGATCGAGGCTAAGGTCTCCAAACTCTTGGAACCATTGGCATTCGTTGAAGTCGAATTATTGAGGAAGAATGGAATGGTTGAAGAAGTCGTTGCACGTGGTCAACATACTTTATTCGTAAGACCTGGAGTACATTACAGCAGAAGTTGa